A window of bacterium genomic DNA:
CTCGTGGCACTCCTCGACCGGCGCCTCGCACAGCGCCCCCCGCTGCCGGCGGAGCCGCCGGCCCCGAAAACACAAAGGGCCGAGGGCTCCGCACGGTGATCGACGCCGGGGTCTGACGGCTCCGGAAAAGGGGCATACGAGACCCGCGACCCACCGGGCGGCAGGCCGCAAAGGCGGCCCGTGGTCCCGCGTTTAGACGGGGAGGTGTTGGCATGGCGGTTCCGACCGTGCTCCCGACGGAAGCGCGCGGCGAAACGTTCGGCGGCGTCACGTATCACATCGATGGGGAACTCGTCCCCGTGCTGCAGCTGGAACTGGGCAACGTTCCCGCCTATTTCGAGCACCACGTGCTGCTGTGGAAGGATCCGCGCGTCGAGATCTCGCTTAAGCCGCTGAAAGGCGCGTTGAAGCGCGTGCTGTCCGGGATGCCCGTGTTCATCACGCAGGCACAGGGACCCGGCCGGATCGCCTTCAGTCGCGACGGCGCCGGCCACGTCTTCGCGCTGCACCTCAAGGCCGGCGAGGCGATCGACGTGCGCGAGCATCAGTTTCTCGCGGCGACGGACGCGGTCAACTACACATTCAACCGCGTGAAAGGCGCCGCCAGCGTGCTGTTCGGCGGCACCGGATTCTTCATCGATACGTTCTCGTGCATCGGC
This region includes:
- a CDS encoding AIM24 family protein, with amino-acid sequence MAVPTVLPTEARGETFGGVTYHIDGELVPVLQLELGNVPAYFEHHVLLWKDPRVEISLKPLKGALKRVLSGMPVFITQAQGPGRIAFSRDGAGHVFALHLKAGEAIDVREHQFLAATDAVNYTFNRVKGAASVLFGGTGFFIDTFSCIGSEGVLWLHGYGNVFTVTLGAGEEIDVEPGGWIYKDRSVQMQTIFQKVSTGLFASAGNLFWNRFTGPGRLAIQSMYLHMPTEG